From Daucus carota subsp. sativus chromosome 6, DH1 v3.0, whole genome shotgun sequence, the proteins below share one genomic window:
- the LOC108226053 gene encoding LOW QUALITY PROTEIN: serine carboxypeptidase 1-like (The sequence of the model RefSeq protein was modified relative to this genomic sequence to represent the inferred CDS: substituted 2 bases at 2 genomic stop codons), with protein sequence MTKIRALLYLSLLCLFASVQCYRGHENNPFAKRIKARNLRRASIFQDEIQKVEYSPVYIGPQDGLKEADKVESLPGQPDGATFDQYSGYVTVDPVAGRALFYYLAQSENSSSQPLVLWLNGGPGCSSFGTGAMMELGPFRVNSDGETLSQNKYAWNNEANMLFLESPAGVGFSYSNTTSDYVTGDSRTAADAYTFMMNWLQRFPEYQTRDFFIAGEDYAGHYIPQLAQLILQNNKITNQTVINLKGIAIGNAYINDETDLAGILEYYWTHALISDEVHMGITLNCNFTVGANISDTCGTYLDQINTDGIFPYDIYAPWCGSSIGSPSTSRFDPCTDTYIKYCYYCPKMAKIITLTNXPHXPCCSELIDNQWTDSPETVLPIIKELMSSGISVWLYSGDTDGVVPVAATRYAIDSLQRLVKTPWYPWYTQAEVGGYAIEYENLTFVTVRGSGHYVPSYQPSRALTLFSSFLAGELPPAHKN encoded by the exons ATGACAAAGATTAGAGCCCTTTTATATTTGTCTTTGCTATGCCTTTTTGCTTCTGTACAATGTTACAGAGGACATGAGAATAACCCTTTTGCAAAACGTATTAAGGCGCGGAATTTGAGAAGGGCGTCTATTTTTCAGGATGAGATTCAGAAAGTTGAGTATTCACCGGTGTACATTGGACCCCAAGATGGACTGAAGGAGGCTGACAAGGTAGAATCATTGCCAGGGCAACCTGATGGAGCAACTTTTGATCAGTACTCAGGTTATGTCACCGTTGATCCTGTTGCTGGAAGAGCACTTTTCTACTATTTGGCACAGTCCGAAAATTCATCTAGCCAGCCCCTGGTTCTATGGCTAAATGGAG GACCTGGTTGTTCTTCGTTTGGAACTGGAGCAATGATGGAACTTGGGCCATTTAGAGTCAACAGTGATGGCGAAACATTATCCCAGAACAAGTATGCTTGGAACAATG AGGCAAATATGTTATTCCTGGAATCCCCAGCTGGTGTTGGATTTTCATATTCTAACACAACATCAGATTATGTAACTGGAGATTCGAGAACTGCAGCTGATGCTTATACATTTATGATGAACTGGCTACAGAGATTTCCCGAATACCAAACCCGGGATTTCTTTATTGCTGGAGAGGACTATGCAGGACACTATATTCCTCAATTAGCTCAACTAATTCTTCAAAACAACAAGATCACGAACCAAACTGTCATTAATCTAAAAGGAATTGCT ATTGGAAATGCATATATAAACGACGAGACAGACCTGGCTGGAATCCTAGAATATTATTGGACACATGCTCTAATATCTGATGAAGTTCATATGGGGATCACCTTGAATTGCAACTTTACAGTAGGTGCAAATATTTCAGATACATGTGGAACCTATCTTGATCAAATAAACACAGATGGTATCTTCCCTTACGATATATATGCCCCTTGGTGTGGCTCCTCAATTGGTTCACCATCT ACATCAAGATTTGATCCGTGCACAGATACGTATATCAA GTATTGTTACTACTGTCCAAAAATGGCCAAAATTATTACTCTAACTAATTAGCCACATTAACCTTGTTGTAGCGAATTAATTGATAATCAATGGACGGATTCCCCAGAAACGGTGTTGCCTATTATTAAGGAACTCATGAGCAGTGGCATCAGTGTTTGGCTATACAGCGGAGACACAGATGGTGTAGTGCCAGTGGCAGCAACACGATACGCGATAGACTCTCTTCAAAGACTTGTTAAAACTCCATGGTACCCCTGGTACACTCAAGCTGAG GTGGGAGGATACGCAATTGAATATGAAAATCTGACATTTGTGACGGTAAGGGGATCAGGACATTATGTTCCAAGTTACCAGCCTTCTCGCGCTCTAACTCTGTTCTCTTCGTTTTTGGCTGGAGAGCTTCCTCCGGCACACAAGAACTGA
- the LOC108226055 gene encoding E2F transcription factor-like E2FE: MAQLSANSTQFNFRKLTYCRKEKSFDLLCSNFLNLYDQDRGEMIETHDACARLGVDKRRLRDFIVILESIGLLKKERKNHYSWKGFGVLPKTFQLLQLKFLLICQRGGLGESYTRLEDDEVSQVVEDGRGGKLDNRKENCIELLTQKFVKLFLCSELELISIDEAAILLNGDAQDPSLIQTKVKRFYDIANVLSSMNIIQKTYQPETKRFVFRWIGIRGQAEMATINDLALKTKRTIENEPTNNGVKRHMGDHSVVAPSQTPCEGRSPKKVVENDLEKGSGPDMKKHRFGPFAPTTVPQDKPQGKNNGTQIQDWESLASTQRPQYHQHQALRDLFSHYVGAWNNYHSEVAGKDPAQP; this comes from the exons ATGGCGCAACTTTCAGCAAATTCTACACAATTTAATTTTCGAAAACTCACCTACTGCCGCAAAGAGAAATCTTTCGACCTCTTATGCTCCAA TTTCCTGAACTTGTACGACCAAGACCGAGGGGAGATGATTGAAACCCATGATGCTTGTGCACGACTAG GTGTTGACAAGAGGAGGCTTCGTGACTTCATTGTGATTCTTGAAAGCATTGGT CTTCTTAAGAAGGAAAGAAAGAATCATTATTCTTGGAAAGGGTTTGGTGTACTGCCAAAAACTTTCCAATTGCTTCAG ctgaaatttctgttgatttGTCAGAGAGGAGGTTTAGGGGAAAGCTACACAAGGCTTGAAGATGATGAGGTTTCTCAG GTCGTAGAGGATGGTAGAGGGGGCAAATTAGACAATCGGAAGGAAAACTGCATAGAACTGCTGACACAAAAATTTGTTAAGCTGTTCCTATGCTCTGAG TTGGAGCTGATATCCATTGATGAAGCTGCAATTTTATTAAATGGAGATGCTCAAGATCCGTCATTGATCCAAA CTAAAGTTAAGCGGTTCTATGATATTGCTAACGTATTGTCCTCTATGAACATTATCCAAAAG ACTTATCAACCCGAGACAAAAAGGTTCGTCTTCAGGTGGATAGGAATAAGAGGACAGGCTGAAATGGCAACGATCAATGATCTAGCTCTTAAGACTAAGAGGACCATTGAAAACGAGCCAACGAACAACGGTGTCAAAAGACACATGGGTGATCATTCAGTAGTTGCACCATCTCAAACACCTTGTGAAGGCAGAAGTCCCAAAAAGGTTGTTGAGAATGACTTGGAAAAGGGATCAGGACCGGATATGAAAAAACACCGATTTGGTCCATTTGCTCCAACAACTGTGCCTCAAGACAAACCCCAAGGCAAGAATAATGGGACGCAGATCCAGGATTGGGAGAGTCTCGCCTCAACCCAACGTCCTCAATATCATCAGCACCAAG CTTTAAGAGATCTATTCAGTCATTATGTGGGAGCATGGAATAATTATCATTCTGAAGTTGCGGGGAAGGATCCAGCACAACCATAG
- the LOC135146982 gene encoding E2F transcription factor-like E2FE: MNIIQKTYQPETKRFVFRWIGIRGEAEMATTNDLALKTKRRTIENEATDTSAKRHMGDQSSKGTTSQTVVAPSQTPCEGRSPKKVVENDLEKGSIPDIEKHRFGPSAPKTVPQDKPKSKNNIGTQIQDWESLALTHRPQYHQHQALRDLFSHYRGAWNNYHSEVAGKDPAQP; the protein is encoded by the exons ATGAACATTATCCAAAAG ACTTATCAACCCGAGACAAAAAGGTTCGTCTTCAGGTGGATAGGTATAAGAGGAGAGGCTGAAATGGCAACTACCAATGATCTAGCTCTTAAGACTAAGAGAAGGACCATTGAAAACGAGGCGACGGACACCAGTGCTAAAAGACACATGGGTGATCAGTCAAGTAAAGGAACTACTTCTCAGACAGTAGTTGCACCATCTCAAACACCTTGTGAAGGCAGAAGTCCCAAAAAGGTTGTTGAGAATGACTTGGAAAAGGGATCAATACCGGATATTGAAAAACACCGATTTGGTCCATCTGCTCCAAAAACTGTGCCTCAAGACAAACCCAAAAGCAAGAATAATATTGGAACACAGATCCAGGATTGGGAGAGTCTCGCCTTAACTCACCGTCCTCAATATCATCAGCACCAAG CTTTGAGAGATCTATTCAGTCATTATAGGGGAGCATGGAATAACTATCATTCTGAAGTTGCGGGGAAGGATCCAGCACAACCATAG
- the LOC108226056 gene encoding E2F transcription factor-like E2FE, with product MALGVDKRRLRDFIVILESIGLLKKERKNHYSWKGFGVLPKTFQLLQRGGPGESYTRFEDDEVSQALDDGRGDNSDKRKENCIGLLTQKFVKLFLRSELELISVDEAANILNGDAQDPSIIQTKVKRLYDIANVLSSMNIIEKTYQPETKRFVFRWIGIRGQAEMATINDPVLRTKRRTIENEATNTSVKRHLGDQSEVAPSQTPCEGRSPRKVIENDLEKGSIRDMEKHRFGPFAPTTVPQDKPQGKNNGTQIHDWESLASTHRPQYHQHQAMRDLFSHYRGAWNFYHSEVAGKDPAQP from the exons ATGGCTTTGG GTGTTGACAAAAGGAGGCTTCGTGACTTCATTGTTATTCTTGAAAGCATTGGA CTTCTTAAGAAGGAAAGAAAGAATCATTATTCTTGGAAAGGGTTTGGTGTACTGCCAAAAACTTTCCAATTGCTTCAG AGAGGAGGTCCAGGGGAAAGCTACACAAGGTTTGAAGATGATGAGGTTTCTCAG gcCTTAGATGACGGTAGAGGGGACAATTCAGACAAGAGGAAGGAAAACTGCATAGGGCTGCTGACACAGAAATTTGTTAAGCTATTCCTACGCTCTGAG TTGGAGCTGATATCCGTTGATGAAGCTGCAAACATATTGAATGGAGATGCTCAAGATCCGTCAATAATCCAAA CTAAAGTTAAGCGGCTCTATGATATTGCTAATGTGTTATCTTCCATGAACATTATAGAAAAG ACTTATCAACCCGAGACAAAAAGGTTCGTCTTCAGGTGGATAGGAATAAGAGGACAGGCTGAAATGGCAACGATCAATGATCCAGTTCTTAGGACTAAGAGAAGAACCATTGAAAACGAGGCGACGAACACCAGTGTCAAAAGACACCTGGGTGATCAGTCAGAAGTTGCACCATCTCAAACACCTTGTGAAGGCAGAAGTCCCAGAAAGGTTATTGAGAATGACTTGGAAAAGGGATCAATACGGGATATGGAAAAACACCGATTTGGTCCATTTGCTCCAACAACTGTGCCTCAAGACAAACCCCAAGGCAAGAATAATGGGACGCAGATCCATGATTGGGAGAGTCTCGCCTCAACTCACCGTCCTCAATATCATCAGCACCAAG CTATGAGAGATCTATTCAGTCATTATAGGGGAGCATGGAATTTTTATCATTCTGAAGTTGCTGGGAAGGATCCAGCACAACCATAG